A single genomic interval of Spirosoma linguale DSM 74 harbors:
- a CDS encoding protein of unknown function DUF6 transmembrane (PFAM: protein of unknown function DUF6 transmembrane~KEGG: xfa:XF0250 hypothetical protein), with product MQKKASLTDYFQLHFIVLIWGFTAILGKLLVPLDSSAVVLFRTLLAVLGIGIVLLVRRQSIQVSSTDRWRLLATGGLIGLHWVLFFLAARLSNVSVCLAGMATSSLWASVLEPLLLRRRVRLIEVALGAVVMAGLYLIFRFEFDKVIGLTVAVSSAMLSSLFTIINSRFTHKYDALVISFYEMAGALLSALALWLAVQQFDGSVSGNVTQYTPHTSMQWLWLLVLSLVCTVYAYTVGVSLLRKFSPYLAILTVNLEPVYGILLAVLIFGDTEHMTSGFYIGTLVILVAVLAYPFLNRQKPVTTTPTGGDLEIDLH from the coding sequence ATGCAGAAAAAAGCTTCACTAACAGACTATTTTCAACTCCATTTCATTGTATTGATCTGGGGATTTACGGCTATTCTGGGCAAATTACTGGTACCGCTCGATTCGTCGGCGGTTGTTTTGTTTCGGACGTTGCTGGCCGTTTTGGGCATTGGTATTGTGCTCTTGGTTCGGCGGCAATCCATCCAGGTTTCATCTACAGACCGCTGGCGGCTACTGGCAACCGGTGGCCTGATCGGGTTGCACTGGGTCCTGTTTTTCCTGGCCGCCAGGCTATCTAACGTATCGGTCTGTCTGGCAGGAATGGCAACGAGCTCACTTTGGGCGAGCGTATTGGAACCCCTGCTGCTGCGTCGGCGGGTGCGTTTGATTGAGGTGGCGTTAGGGGCCGTTGTTATGGCCGGGCTGTACCTGATTTTTCGCTTCGAGTTCGACAAGGTGATCGGGCTGACGGTAGCCGTCAGTTCGGCTATGCTATCGTCGCTGTTTACGATTATTAACAGCCGGTTTACGCACAAGTATGACGCGCTGGTTATCTCGTTTTATGAAATGGCGGGTGCGCTCCTGAGCGCGCTGGCTTTGTGGCTGGCGGTGCAGCAATTTGATGGGTCGGTTAGTGGTAATGTGACCCAGTATACGCCCCATACGTCCATGCAGTGGCTCTGGTTACTGGTGCTTTCGTTGGTCTGTACAGTGTATGCCTATACCGTTGGGGTTAGCCTGTTGCGTAAGTTTTCGCCTTACCTGGCCATATTAACTGTAAATTTGGAACCGGTTTATGGTATTCTGCTGGCCGTTCTGATTTTTGGTGACACCGAACACATGACGTCAGGGTTTTATATCGGCACACTGGTGATTCTGGTAGCTGTGCTGGCGTATCCGTTCCTCAACCGTCAGAAACCCGTAACCACCACGCCCACCGGGGGCGATCTGGAAATAGATCTACATTAA
- a CDS encoding permease YjgP/YjgQ family protein (PFAM: permease YjgP/YjgQ family protein~KEGG: sat:SYN_00415 permease): MKLLDAYILKRFLQTYIFVVMVIVLVVVMIDYTEKVDNFHKTHAPGNEILFNYYLNFIPYWANYISPLMVFIATVFLTSRLAARTEIIAILSSGVSFVRLLLPYVLGATVLAVATYFMVNYVIPKANKTRIAFEIKYINDAYNFSGRNVHLKIAPNTYAYLESYNNQSNTGYKFTMERVEGNQLKQKLSADHIEWDAKKKKWTVFDYKIRTINGPQETLTPGAKIDTTLNLKPDDFSSDFNLYETLTRPELNDHIELLQSRGADGVETYLLEKYSRDTRPFAIIILTVIGVIMSARKSRRGVGWQVALGFFLAFTYLLFFMLAKGIAESGNLNPIVAVWLPNAIFAAIGVLLYNTIPR, translated from the coding sequence ATGAAACTCTTAGACGCCTATATTCTCAAGCGCTTTCTGCAGACCTACATCTTTGTGGTGATGGTGATCGTGCTTGTAGTCGTAATGATTGATTACACCGAAAAGGTGGATAATTTTCATAAAACCCACGCGCCTGGCAACGAAATCCTGTTCAATTATTACCTTAATTTTATCCCCTACTGGGCCAATTACATCAGCCCGCTGATGGTGTTCATTGCCACCGTATTTCTTACCTCCCGGCTGGCGGCCCGCACCGAAATTATTGCCATTCTAAGTAGTGGCGTCAGCTTTGTCCGGCTGTTGCTACCGTATGTGCTGGGGGCTACCGTGCTGGCGGTGGCAACCTATTTTATGGTGAACTACGTGATTCCCAAAGCGAACAAAACCCGGATTGCCTTTGAGATAAAGTACATCAACGATGCCTATAACTTCTCCGGGCGTAATGTGCACCTGAAGATTGCGCCCAATACCTACGCATACCTGGAGAGTTATAATAACCAGAGTAACACGGGTTATAAGTTCACTATGGAGCGGGTAGAAGGTAATCAGCTAAAGCAGAAACTCTCTGCCGACCATATCGAGTGGGACGCCAAAAAGAAAAAATGGACGGTGTTCGATTATAAAATACGCACCATCAACGGCCCACAGGAAACCCTCACCCCCGGTGCCAAAATTGATACCACGCTCAACCTGAAACCGGATGATTTTAGTTCGGATTTCAACCTCTACGAAACCCTTACCCGCCCGGAGCTGAATGACCACATCGAGCTGCTGCAAAGCCGGGGTGCTGATGGGGTAGAGACCTATCTGCTTGAAAAATATAGCCGGGATACCCGCCCTTTCGCCATTATTATCCTGACTGTCATCGGCGTAATTATGTCGGCTCGTAAAAGTCGGCGGGGGGTAGGCTGGCAGGTCGCGCTGGGTTTCTTTCTCGCCTTCACCTACCTGCTCTTCTTTATGCTGGCGAAAGGTATTGCCGAATCCGGGAATCTCAATCCGATAGTGGCAGTCTGGCTGCCAAACGCTATTTTTGCAGCAATCGGCGTATTACTATATAATACGATTCCAAGGTAA
- a CDS encoding glycosyl transferase family protein (KEGG: met:M446_0943 glycosyl transferase family protein) gives MDKTLANYPDRINVVIPLFNDWQALGLLLERIQAVNEATLVSRMNFLVVDDCSSTNYTALPAGVGQSLSILRLFRNVGHQKAIALGLSHLASLPEQYPTIVMDSDGEDRPEDIPELIKTGLNSPNRIVFAHRAKRHESLIFRLFYEVYKRVFQLLTGKVITFGNFSLVPAQQLRKLTHVSEIWNNYPGGVIRSRLPYTAVPLERGRRLAGESKMNFVSLVLHGLSAVSVLMDTTAVRLALFCVIMVVVSVFGIGVVVALRLFTDTAVPGWASYLVFSFLIVILQAFLISLLLVFIILSYRTQPQFIPARQFQDFVEKVEKVY, from the coding sequence TTGGATAAAACGCTAGCCAACTATCCCGACCGCATCAATGTCGTCATTCCACTGTTTAATGACTGGCAAGCTCTTGGACTTTTACTAGAGCGTATTCAGGCGGTAAACGAAGCAACGTTAGTCAGCCGAATGAACTTTCTGGTCGTGGATGATTGCTCCTCGACAAACTACACCGCCTTGCCAGCCGGTGTTGGACAGTCGCTCTCAATCCTGCGGTTATTCCGGAATGTTGGCCACCAGAAAGCCATTGCGCTGGGGCTTTCGCATCTGGCTTCCCTACCCGAGCAGTACCCAACAATTGTCATGGATTCGGACGGCGAAGACCGGCCCGAGGATATTCCGGAGCTTATAAAAACCGGGCTGAATAGCCCGAACCGGATTGTGTTTGCCCACCGGGCCAAACGGCACGAAAGTCTGATTTTTCGTCTGTTCTACGAAGTATACAAACGGGTGTTTCAACTGCTCACCGGTAAAGTGATTACGTTTGGTAATTTCAGCCTTGTTCCGGCCCAGCAGTTGCGTAAGCTGACGCATGTGTCCGAGATCTGGAATAACTATCCCGGTGGTGTAATCCGCTCCCGCTTGCCCTATACGGCCGTCCCGCTGGAACGAGGGCGACGGCTGGCGGGCGAATCCAAAATGAATTTTGTTTCGCTGGTGTTACATGGCCTGAGTGCTGTTTCGGTGCTTATGGACACCACCGCCGTCCGGTTGGCGTTGTTTTGTGTCATCATGGTCGTGGTATCGGTGTTCGGGATCGGGGTAGTGGTGGCCTTACGTTTGTTCACCGATACGGCGGTGCCGGGCTGGGCCAGTTATCTAGTATTTTCTTTCCTGATTGTTATTTTACAGGCTTTCCTGATTTCGCTGTTGCTGGTATTCATCATTCTGTCTTACCGTACGCAGCCCCAGTTTATCCCGGCACGCCAGTTTCAGGATTTTGTCGAGAAGGTCGAGAAGGTATATTAA
- a CDS encoding membrane bound O-acyl transferase MBOAT family protein (PFAM: membrane bound O-acyl transferase MBOAT family protein~KEGG: dat:HRM2_03620 AlgI1): MLFNSLQFLLFFTVVTLSYFSLKWQGRWILLLVASCYFYMVFQPAYILILFLTIVIDYMAGIWIEKASGKSRRWLLILSLISNLGILAFFKYLGFFTENISLLFEKLSMPGVAESVTEQVNRVFVKVLHVFGQSGISSYKDNMSILPIGLSFHTFQAMSYTIEVYRGNQKAEKHFGIYALYVMFYPQLVAGPIERPQNVLWQFHDYFKYDVEKVKAGLMQMAFGLFKKLVIADRLAMLVDHAYADPAQQNGLTLLIATFFYTFQIYCDFSGYSDVAIGAARVMGFTLMDNFKTPYIAQSISEFWRRWHISLSTWFRDYLYIPLGGNRKGEVRQYLNMLIVFLASGLWHGPNWTYVIWGGLNGLYQILAVLRDKLLAKMGFSRVPPSLVTSPVHDKESRKSPVRVVINVLITFTLIMLTWVFFRARSLADAFLILKRIPTASVSDTIDSPLNSVEMWFSVFLIVFLLLKEQFYLTIPTRSTIRFAILFGLTTFVTYLFGVFSSNQFIYFQF, encoded by the coding sequence ATGCTTTTTAATTCACTACAGTTTTTACTTTTTTTTACGGTCGTTACGCTTAGCTACTTCAGTCTGAAGTGGCAGGGGCGGTGGATACTGTTGCTGGTAGCTAGTTGCTACTTCTACATGGTTTTCCAGCCAGCTTATATTCTTATTCTTTTCCTCACTATTGTAATCGACTACATGGCCGGGATCTGGATTGAAAAAGCAAGCGGTAAATCCCGACGCTGGCTGCTGATTCTGTCGCTGATTTCGAACCTCGGAATTCTGGCCTTCTTTAAATACCTCGGCTTTTTTACCGAAAATATCTCCCTGCTGTTTGAGAAGCTAAGCATGCCCGGCGTTGCCGAATCGGTGACGGAACAGGTGAACCGGGTGTTCGTAAAAGTACTGCACGTGTTTGGGCAAAGCGGTATTTCGTCGTACAAAGACAACATGAGCATTCTGCCCATTGGCCTGTCGTTCCATACGTTTCAGGCTATGAGTTACACCATAGAAGTGTACCGGGGTAATCAGAAAGCCGAAAAACACTTTGGTATCTACGCCCTGTATGTCATGTTTTACCCGCAACTCGTAGCGGGGCCCATCGAACGGCCGCAGAATGTGCTCTGGCAGTTTCACGATTATTTTAAATACGATGTCGAGAAGGTAAAGGCGGGCCTGATGCAGATGGCGTTCGGGCTTTTCAAGAAACTTGTCATTGCCGACCGACTCGCTATGCTCGTTGACCATGCCTACGCCGATCCGGCACAGCAGAATGGTCTGACGCTGTTAATTGCCACCTTCTTTTATACGTTCCAGATTTACTGCGACTTTTCGGGCTATTCTGATGTCGCCATTGGAGCGGCCCGGGTTATGGGTTTCACCCTGATGGATAACTTCAAAACGCCATACATTGCCCAGTCCATCTCTGAGTTCTGGCGTCGGTGGCACATCTCGCTCTCGACCTGGTTTCGCGATTATCTGTACATTCCACTCGGTGGTAACCGAAAAGGGGAGGTTCGGCAGTACCTCAACATGCTTATTGTCTTTCTGGCCAGTGGTCTCTGGCATGGTCCCAACTGGACCTACGTCATTTGGGGCGGCCTCAATGGCCTTTATCAGATTCTGGCCGTTTTGCGGGATAAGCTGCTGGCAAAAATGGGCTTTTCGCGGGTTCCCCCGAGTCTGGTAACCTCGCCGGTGCACGATAAAGAGAGTCGTAAGTCGCCCGTACGAGTGGTGATTAATGTGCTGATCACGTTCACGTTAATCATGCTGACCTGGGTGTTTTTTAGAGCCCGTAGCCTGGCCGACGCCTTCCTGATTCTGAAGCGAATACCAACGGCATCGGTGAGTGATACCATCGATAGCCCACTGAACTCGGTTGAGATGTGGTTTAGTGTTTTCCTGATCGTGTTTCTGCTGCTGAAAGAACAGTTTTACCTGACGATTCCAACGCGTAGTACAATTCGCTTTGCCATATTGTTTGGGCTGACTACGTTCGTAACGTACCTCTTCGGGGTGTTTTCGTCCAATCAGTTTATCTATTTCCAGTTTTAA
- a CDS encoding RND efflux system, outer membrane lipoprotein, NodT family (TIGRFAM: RND efflux system, outer membrane lipoprotein, NodT family~PFAM: outer membrane efflux protein~KEGG: mfa:Mfla_0372 RND efflux system, outer membrane lipoprotein, NodT), producing the protein MFKTRIYIGLGITCMTLAITSCKTPALVTRTENRNVPVTYNTGQDTLNTGKVNWREFFTDPHLSALIDTALGNNQELNISLQEIQVAQNEIRARTGEYLPFVGLQAGAGIDKVGRYTRSGAIEESTEIRPGHNFPNPLPDFLLSANASWQVDIWNKLHNAKRAAAIRYLSSIEGKNFTVTNLVAEIANSYYELLGLDSQLDIVKRNIDIQTNALSIVRLEKESAKVTELAVRRFEAQVLRTQSLQFDIQQRITETENHINFLVGRFPQPVQRSTQDFNTRIPEVMHAGIPTQLLQNRPDIRRAERELEAAKLDVQVARANFLPSLDLSAAVGFNSYKPTLLLTPESFLYSLIGGFTRPLINRNSIKAMYYSANAKQIQAVYNYERTILNAYIEVANQIANINNLQRSYDLKARQVDALIQSTNISNTLFKSARADYMEVLLTQRDALESRFDLVETKVQQLNAMVNTYRALGGGWK; encoded by the coding sequence ATGTTTAAAACACGCATTTATATAGGACTGGGGATTACCTGCATGACGTTAGCCATAACGTCATGCAAAACCCCGGCATTGGTTACCCGAACCGAGAACAGAAACGTTCCTGTCACTTACAACACCGGTCAGGATACCCTAAATACAGGGAAGGTCAACTGGCGGGAATTTTTCACCGACCCTCACCTGTCGGCCCTGATTGATACGGCTCTTGGAAACAACCAGGAACTGAACATCAGCTTGCAGGAGATTCAGGTTGCCCAGAATGAGATTAGAGCCAGAACCGGCGAGTATCTGCCGTTTGTAGGCCTTCAGGCGGGAGCCGGTATCGATAAGGTAGGCCGGTACACCCGGTCGGGAGCTATTGAAGAAAGTACGGAAATCAGGCCGGGCCACAATTTCCCAAATCCCCTGCCCGACTTCCTGCTGTCGGCCAATGCTTCCTGGCAGGTCGACATCTGGAACAAGCTGCACAACGCCAAACGGGCAGCCGCCATCCGGTATTTGTCGTCCATTGAAGGGAAAAACTTCACAGTTACTAACCTGGTTGCCGAAATCGCAAACTCGTATTACGAGCTGCTGGGACTCGATAGCCAACTGGATATCGTTAAGCGGAACATCGACATTCAGACCAATGCCTTGTCTATTGTCCGGCTGGAAAAAGAATCGGCCAAAGTGACGGAACTGGCCGTGCGTCGATTCGAAGCCCAGGTGCTCCGTACCCAAAGTCTGCAATTCGACATTCAGCAGCGTATTACGGAAACCGAGAACCACATCAATTTTCTGGTGGGTCGATTCCCGCAGCCCGTTCAGCGGAGTACGCAGGATTTCAATACGCGAATACCCGAAGTTATGCATGCCGGTATTCCAACGCAGCTGTTGCAGAACCGGCCTGATATCCGACGGGCCGAGCGGGAGCTGGAAGCGGCCAAGCTGGATGTTCAGGTGGCACGGGCTAACTTTCTGCCGTCGCTGGATTTATCGGCCGCTGTGGGGTTCAACTCGTACAAGCCAACGCTTCTGTTAACGCCTGAGTCGTTTCTCTATTCATTGATTGGCGGCTTTACCCGGCCATTGATCAACCGGAATTCAATAAAAGCGATGTACTATAGCGCGAATGCCAAGCAGATTCAGGCGGTTTACAATTACGAACGCACGATTCTTAACGCCTACATCGAAGTAGCGAACCAGATAGCCAATATCAACAACCTGCAACGAAGCTACGATTTGAAGGCCCGGCAGGTAGATGCGCTCATCCAGTCGACCAATATTTCAAATACGCTTTTCAAATCGGCACGAGCCGACTACATGGAAGTGCTACTGACCCAACGCGATGCGCTGGAATCACGGTTCGATCTGGTTGAAACGAAAGTACAGCAATTGAATGCCATGGTTAATACCTACCGGGCATTGGGTGGCGGCTGGAAGTAA
- a CDS encoding iron (metal) dependent repressor, DtxR family (PFAM: iron dependent repressor~SMART: iron dependent repressor~KEGG: tcx:Tcr_0904 iron dependent repressor) yields the protein MHSFTEENYLKTIYYLANRRQGEVSTNALAEMTATKAASVTDMLRKLAEKQLIHYKKYQGVRLTDEGERLALQIIRRHRLWEVFLVQKLGFGWDEVHEIAEELEHIRSEELVTRLDTYLGYPQFDPHGDPIPTPAGQMPETGYRKLSEVEAGEGVCLMAVLEHSTEFLKHLDHSQLTLGCQVTVNEVNAFDKSVLVQIESGRSVFISHEVARNLLVKN from the coding sequence ATGCACTCATTCACCGAAGAAAATTACCTGAAGACCATTTATTACCTGGCTAACCGTCGGCAGGGAGAAGTCAGTACGAATGCTCTGGCTGAAATGACAGCGACTAAAGCGGCTTCGGTGACGGATATGTTGCGGAAACTGGCTGAAAAACAATTGATTCATTATAAAAAATATCAGGGTGTTCGCCTGACCGACGAAGGCGAACGGCTGGCGTTGCAGATTATTCGCCGACATCGGCTTTGGGAGGTTTTCCTGGTGCAGAAGCTTGGTTTTGGCTGGGACGAAGTCCACGAAATAGCCGAGGAACTGGAACACATTCGATCAGAGGAGCTGGTAACGCGTTTAGATACGTATCTGGGCTATCCTCAGTTTGATCCACACGGCGATCCGATTCCGACCCCTGCCGGGCAGATGCCCGAAACCGGCTACCGCAAGTTATCGGAAGTAGAGGCAGGGGAGGGGGTATGCCTGATGGCCGTGCTGGAACACTCCACCGAGTTTCTTAAACACCTCGATCATTCGCAGTTGACGCTTGGCTGTCAGGTAACGGTCAATGAGGTAAACGCCTTCGATAAATCCGTACTGGTGCAAATTGAAAGTGGTCGCTCCGTGTTTATCAGCCACGAGGTAGCCAGGAATTTATTAGTAAAGAATTAG
- a CDS encoding hypothetical protein (KEGG: dat:HRM2_29890 hypothetical protein), whose protein sequence is MKHPLIDRLATVIVIFLFLLAYLPLVWLSFHNHPSAADDYCFADTALKYGFWQAQKFYYDGWTGRYFSNMLVHGSPLVWGWYDGYRFIPALMATALVGAIYAAVSELLRTESLINRVKATALIFFLVVLSLQSTVEAFFWTAAMATYTVPTILTIYLMAVLIRYNRLSDGPKKWLTIVWTSFLVFAIVGSGETNLVVLILLLLAITGYRLVFRRKFDPLMAWLVVVSLVSAWLLFRAPGNAIRMGSNEAKAGELFPSIARSFIWLGRSIAFWLLKTPILPFTLLYIPFARRATRQGSPVRDLFMIPAGLLTVVYLGLLAAMIFPSYYGLGIAPYARTMNILFVFFAIGWFYVVTVWVGWIDRRGRSLTVLQKWPAPVWLLTGIWLIGSIITSNAVNQLYADWLSGRAATYDREMTERHQQLLTSADTVRLRPISVYPPSLFVEDVKPDRTHWWNRCQSGYYGHKALVLDSTLTANR, encoded by the coding sequence ATGAAACATCCGCTTATTGACCGGCTGGCGACCGTAATCGTTATTTTCCTGTTTCTTCTGGCTTACCTGCCCTTGGTATGGCTCTCGTTTCATAACCATCCATCAGCCGCCGATGATTACTGTTTTGCCGATACAGCCCTAAAATACGGTTTCTGGCAGGCACAGAAATTCTATTATGATGGGTGGACAGGTCGCTATTTTTCTAATATGCTGGTCCACGGTAGCCCACTTGTATGGGGCTGGTACGATGGCTACCGGTTTATTCCCGCCTTGATGGCTACTGCTCTGGTTGGGGCTATCTACGCAGCCGTCAGTGAATTATTACGAACCGAATCGCTGATAAACCGGGTAAAAGCTACTGCCCTGATTTTCTTTCTTGTTGTGTTGTCGCTTCAGAGTACAGTGGAGGCATTTTTCTGGACAGCCGCCATGGCTACCTACACGGTGCCTACTATTCTGACAATTTACCTGATGGCCGTTCTGATACGGTACAATCGATTGTCGGATGGCCCAAAAAAATGGCTGACTATCGTATGGACCAGTTTTTTAGTGTTTGCCATTGTTGGCTCCGGGGAGACGAACCTGGTTGTGCTCATTCTATTGCTCCTGGCTATAACGGGCTATCGGCTGGTGTTCCGTCGTAAGTTCGATCCACTAATGGCCTGGCTGGTTGTTGTCTCGTTAGTGTCTGCCTGGCTGTTGTTCAGGGCACCGGGCAATGCCATTCGTATGGGAAGCAACGAGGCTAAAGCCGGTGAATTGTTCCCATCAATTGCCCGGTCATTTATCTGGTTGGGCCGTTCTATAGCGTTTTGGCTACTCAAAACGCCTATTCTCCCGTTTACGCTCCTGTATATACCCTTTGCCCGGCGCGCTACCCGGCAGGGAAGCCCGGTTCGTGATTTATTTATGATTCCGGCAGGATTACTGACCGTCGTTTATTTGGGCTTACTGGCGGCTATGATTTTTCCGTCATACTATGGACTAGGCATTGCCCCCTATGCCCGCACTATGAACATCCTGTTCGTATTTTTTGCGATAGGCTGGTTTTACGTCGTTACCGTCTGGGTCGGCTGGATCGACCGGCGGGGACGCAGTCTAACGGTTTTACAAAAATGGCCTGCGCCCGTGTGGCTGCTTACGGGCATCTGGCTGATTGGGAGCATCATAACCAGCAATGCCGTTAACCAGTTGTATGCCGATTGGCTGAGTGGCCGGGCGGCTACCTACGACCGCGAAATGACCGAGCGGCATCAGCAATTACTGACCTCAGCGGATACGGTTCGGCTCCGACCCATTAGTGTATATCCGCCCAGTTTGTTTGTCGAAGATGTTAAGCCCGATCGTACACATTGGTGGAATCGTTGTCAATCAGGCTATTATGGTCATAAAGCCCTTGTTCTTGACTCTACTCTAACTGCCAATCGCTAA
- a CDS encoding glycosyl transferase family 2 (KEGG: geo:Geob_0317 glycosyl transferase family 2), translated as MDTSPLAIEVVLIDDGSRDNTAVLMQQLALTDSRYHCVFLSRNYGHQIALSAGIAAACASEALFIIDGDLQDPPELLTEFFEKFQEGYDVVYAVRKKRKENWFKRIAYASFYRLIRSISYVNMPLDTGDFSLISRRVADVLKEMPEESRFIRGMRSWIGFRQIGIEYERDARLAGESKYSFDMLKRLAYNGIFNFSEFPIKIITRLGMLTIGVAVIYLIQTLIKRFVYHDVPQGFTALLFVIVLFSGVQLIALGLIGEYVLRIFFQSKGRPLYVVRDIIRHQKRQPLTGLYPPGPSGTTPAQSSL; from the coding sequence ATGGACACATCTCCCCTTGCAATCGAAGTGGTCTTGATTGATGATGGGAGTCGCGATAATACGGCTGTTTTAATGCAACAACTTGCCCTGACCGACAGCCGGTACCACTGTGTTTTTTTATCGAGAAATTACGGGCATCAGATTGCCTTGTCGGCGGGGATCGCTGCCGCCTGCGCCAGTGAGGCCCTCTTTATAATAGACGGCGACTTGCAGGACCCGCCCGAGCTGCTCACCGAATTTTTTGAGAAATTTCAGGAGGGCTATGATGTGGTGTACGCGGTTCGGAAAAAACGGAAGGAGAACTGGTTCAAGCGGATCGCCTACGCGTCGTTCTACCGGTTAATCCGGTCCATTTCGTACGTAAATATGCCGCTGGATACTGGCGATTTTTCGCTAATCAGTCGCCGGGTGGCCGATGTGTTGAAGGAAATGCCGGAAGAAAGCCGGTTTATTCGCGGGATGCGTAGCTGGATTGGCTTCCGCCAGATAGGTATCGAATACGAACGGGATGCCCGACTGGCCGGCGAATCGAAATATTCATTCGACATGTTGAAACGGCTGGCTTATAATGGCATTTTTAATTTCAGTGAATTCCCGATCAAGATCATCACCCGCCTGGGTATGCTGACTATTGGTGTTGCCGTCATCTACCTTATCCAGACACTGATCAAGCGATTTGTTTATCATGACGTACCACAGGGGTTTACGGCCCTTTTGTTCGTCATTGTGCTGTTTAGTGGTGTGCAGCTTATTGCACTGGGGCTGATTGGTGAATACGTTTTACGGATATTTTTTCAGTCAAAAGGCAGGCCCCTGTATGTTGTTAGGGACATCATCCGGCATCAGAAACGCCAACCTCTGACGGGACTGTACCCGCCCGGACCTTCGGGTACGACGCCCGCACAGTCTTCTTTATAA
- a CDS encoding glycosyl transferase family 2 (PFAM: glycosyl transferase family 2~KEGG: afw:Anae109_0092 glycosyl transferase family protein): MSSVCIIVPCYNEATRLPVDVFLSYIRQTENVNFCFVDDGSSDATRTVLETMKARYPDCIDALILPQNQGKAGAVRAGMLHCASRSFDYLGFLDADLATPLTAITDLAAVLDGNPALDMVMGSRIKFLGVDIRRDPFRHYVGRVIATIISNILKLPVYDSQCGAKLFRRTTMTGLFEESFISPWLFDVELLARLIRKHGRPEVLDHVAEYPLRQWIEQSDSRISSGYVFKMWYELFRIYQTYRT, encoded by the coding sequence ATGTCATCTGTCTGTATCATTGTCCCCTGTTATAACGAAGCCACCCGGCTCCCCGTCGATGTGTTCCTTTCGTATATTCGGCAGACAGAGAATGTAAACTTTTGCTTCGTCGACGACGGCAGCAGCGACGCCACCCGAACGGTGCTGGAGACGATGAAGGCTCGGTATCCTGACTGCATTGATGCGTTAATCCTGCCCCAGAATCAGGGGAAAGCGGGTGCGGTGCGGGCTGGTATGCTGCATTGCGCCAGCCGGTCGTTCGATTATCTGGGTTTTCTGGATGCAGACTTGGCCACGCCTTTAACGGCCATTACCGACTTAGCTGCCGTTCTGGATGGCAACCCGGCGCTGGACATGGTGATGGGGTCGCGTATAAAATTTCTGGGTGTAGACATTCGGCGCGACCCATTTCGGCATTATGTTGGCCGCGTTATTGCAACAATCATCAGTAATATTCTGAAGTTACCCGTTTACGACTCACAGTGCGGAGCCAAGTTGTTCAGGCGCACCACCATGACCGGGTTGTTTGAGGAGTCGTTCATAAGTCCCTGGCTGTTTGACGTCGAACTGCTGGCCCGGCTTATCCGGAAGCACGGTCGCCCCGAGGTGCTGGACCATGTAGCCGAATACCCACTCCGGCAATGGATTGAGCAAAGCGATTCACGGATCAGCTCCGGTTATGTTTTCAAAATGTGGTACGAGTTGTTCCGAATTTACCAGACCTATCGAACGTAG